One region of Astyanax mexicanus isolate ESR-SI-001 chromosome 15, AstMex3_surface, whole genome shotgun sequence genomic DNA includes:
- the tmem94 gene encoding transmembrane protein 94 isoform X1, which translates to MELQDKKQEEGATPLGLSTSQALGTLRDQLSSLLEQHQKLGQRRSTIQELWTNSFLHHGDRHSCFHWPGAALTLLVVVGLLCCHGSQPEGSQGIELVNAGALFLLLLLNLLLIGRQQKLKRSEMVRRLKSIITELNAHLEGCRGQPIRWAPSRYPDLYMPSSPSWSLHWTYRDEQLVNLPVSLLVEGDIIALRPGQEAFVSLRGIKDDEHIVLEPGDLFPPFSPPPSPRGNDRRGPHSPQQFRLFRVVRTPILENVRNSLDLALSRPITALDNERFTVQSIIAKFACPAVLVAFLTVNTIRYFFLVPNLTPPLFNFFQLQLMGVLPILPLLFPVMWVLVIAYGEARVLAESCRNSPTGLLAKFSEDTLSSYTEVVSSKEMLRCVWRHLVSVLKGESQTLCHTSSLLQNLGSVTVLCCVDKQGVLSWPNPSPETVLFFSGRVEPPHDSQDDLRDDLSINSFCRLEGEEDRDEAQEGEALLSVSAFEASHHLTNEPEPCEVLNDAIRSSDMHRTRRGPQNTRSKHPSGSNVSFSHDTEGGEEESGQLCGIDDLCEADDFVCDYHLEMLSLSQDQQNPVSIQFDDSGWQGHLSSLKPLGLNIMLNLCNATVTQQLCRFSDHLSNLALQETHGAVLPVHVPWGLCELSRLIGFTSGARELFKQENHLALYQLPCGEKARESAPRRLHHFIKRQPTISHLISLLVRDSTTNNVQMLSHGSADLILEACTDFWDGTDIYPLSGSDRKKILDFYQRACLAGYCSAFAYKPMQVALSNQLNGKCVELAPGPTLFSGVDLPSTTPIKHNSRRNSWSSDEGIGEVLEKEDCVQALSGQIFMGMVSSQFQARLDTVRLIENLVGACIRFVYFSREDELRSKVFAEKMGLETGWNCHISLTPNGDGHGDGAPSSPSQAGSVHDDLLQDSRDDAEGPLLPEDGQSDLASFQPTDSDVPSFLEDCNRAKLPRGIHQVRPHLKNIDNVPLLVPLFTDCTPETMCEMMKIMQENREVTCCLGSSANFRNSCLFLQSDLSISLDPLYPSRCSWETFGYAAGCGIGEEREELTPLNLSARLNSLGCSVSFHHGESVSIVKLIEQARHTTSGIRKCFLFLLQCQLTLVIIQFLACLTQLPPPMNITDILWLSCFCYPLLSVSLLGKAPDSTVMTVATGKNLDAIPRKTQQYFLGCFLLKFGLTVCAYLLGFGFSLQEVCATAANHTCDFIISGYSSPEDAPQWFGELSNGLLLIQKVMAGFLALHTVMISLSYVHRSQPLWRKNPFSNIWWCLTVPVVLLGQVVQATIDYQLWQDRSGGLVFTLKDVPMLVWLMMSLSVVAVVLINEAVKLHEIRVRVRYQKRQKLQFETKLGMNSPF; encoded by the exons ATGGAACTGCAAGATAAAAAGCAG GAGGAAGGAGCAACTCCTCTGGGTCTCTCCACCTCCCAGGCTCTGGGAACCCTCCGGGACCAGCTCTCCAGCCTGCTGGAGCAGCACCAGAAGCTCGGCCAGCGCAGATCCACCATACAG GAACTATGGACCAACAGTTTCCTTCACCACGGGGACCGTCACTCATGCTTCCACTGGCCCGGAGCCGCCCTCACGCTGCTCGTAGTGGTTGGCTTGCTGTGTTGTCATGGCAGCCAGCCAGAAGGAAG TCAAGGCATAGAGCTGGTGAATGCAGGTGCActcttcctgctgctgctgctcaaccTCCTCCTGATTGGGCGCCAGCAGAAACTGAAGAGGAGTGAAATGGTGCGGCGACTGAAGTCCATAATTACAGAGCTGAACG CACATTTGGAAGGCTGTAGAGGCCAGCCAATCAGATGGGCTCCCTCTCGATACCCTGACCTGTACATGCCTTCCTCTCCATCCTGGTCTCTGCACTGGACTTACCGTGACGAGCAGCTGGTTAATCTACCCGTCAGCCTGCTGGTGGAGGGGGATATCATCGCTCTGAGGCCGGGCCAGGAGGCGTTTGTGTCTCTCAGGGGCATTAAA GATGATGAACATATTGTGCTGGAGCCCGGAGACCTGTTTCCACCCTTCTCACCTCCCCCTTCCCCTCGAGGAAATGACAGGAGGGGACCTCACAGCCCCCAGCAGTTCCGCCTGTTCAGGGTGGTCCGTACCCCTATACTTGAGAATGTCAG GAACAGTCTTGACCTCGCCCTATCTCGACCAATCACAGCACTCGATAATGAACGGTTCACGGTGCAGTCAATCATTGCTAAATTCGCTTGCCCAGCAGTGCTG GTGGCCTTTTTAACTGTGAATACAATTCGCTACTTTTTTCTCGTTCCCAACCTCACTCCACCCCTGTTCAACTTCTTCCAGTTGCAG CTGATGGGTGTGCTGCCCATCCTACCTCTACTGTTCCCAGTCATGTGGGTCCTGGTCATCGCTTATGGAGAGGCACGTGTGTTGGCCGAATCCTGCCGTAACTCTCCAACAGGCTTG CTGGCTAAGTTCTCTGAGGACACACTAAGCAGCTACACGGAAGTGGTGTCCTCCAAG GAGATGCTGcgctgtgtgtggaggcacctGGTTAGTGTCCTGAAGGGCGAGTCTCAAACGCTGTGCCACACCTCCAGTCTATTGCAAAACCTGGGCTCAGTGACT GTATTGTGCTGTGTGGATAAGCAGGGAGTGCTGTCTTGGCCCAATCCCAGCCCAGAGACTGTGCTTTTCTTCAGTGGGCGTGTCGAGCCACCCCACGACAGCCAGGACGACCTGAGAGATGACCTGTCCATCAACTCTTTCTGTCGTCTGGAAGGAGAGGAGGATCGAGATGAG GCTCAGGAAGGTGAGGCTCTCCTAAGTGTGTCTGCCTTTGAAGCCTCACATCATCTAACCAATGAGCCTGAACCTTGTGAGGTGCTAAATGATGCTATACGGTCCAGCGACATGCATCGTACACGCCGGGGTCCTCAGAACACACGTTCCAAACACCCGTCCGGCTCCAACGTGAGCTTCAGCCATGAtacagagggaggagaggaggagagtggTCAG TTGTGTGGTATTGATGATCTGTGTGAGGCGGACGATTTTGTTTGTGACTATCACCTGGAGATGCTGAGCCTGTCCCAGGACCAGCAGAACCCTGTCAGCATCCAGTTTGACGACTCGGGCTGGCAGGGCCACTTGTCCTCTCTGAAGCCGCTGGGCCTCAACATCATGCTGAACCTATGCAACGCTACAGTCACCCAGCAGCTGTGCCGCTTCTCAGACCACCTGTCCAACCTGGCCCTGCAGGAAACCCATGGTGCTGTGCTTCCTGTGCATGTGCCCTGGGGCCTCTGTGAACTCTCCAGGCTTATTG GTTTTACTTCAGGAGCGAGAGAGCTGTTCAAGCAGGAGAATCACCTGGCCCTGTATCAGCTCCCATGTGGAGAGAAGGCCAGAGAGTCTGCACCACGCCGCCTGCACCACTTCATCAAACGCCAGCCAACCATCAGCCACCTGATCAGCCTGCTGGTCCGAGACAGCACCACCA ACAACGTGCAGATGCTCTCCCACGGCTCGGCTGACCTCATCCTGGAGGCCTGCACTGACTTTTGGGATGGCACAGATATCTACCCGCTCTCTGGCTCTGACAG GAAGAAGATCCTGGATTTCTATCAGCGTGCCTGTCTGGCAGGCTACTGCTCTGCCTTTGCCTATAAGCCCATGCAGGTTGCTCTGTCCAACCAGCTGAATGGGAAGTGTGTGGAGCTGGCTCCAGGCCCCACTCTCTTCTCCGGGGTGGATCTGCCTAGCACTACACCCATCAAACACAATAGCCGGCGCAATAGCTGGAGTTCAGATG AGGGCATTGGAGAGGTTCTGGAAAAGGAAGACTGCGTTCAGGCCCTGAGTGGGCAGATCTTCATGGGCATGGTGTCGTCACAGTTCCAGGCCCGCTTGGACACAGTGCGGCTCATTGAGAACTTAGTGGGAGCATGCATACGCTTTGTCTACTTCTCCAGAGAGGACGAGCTACGTAGTAAG gtatTTGCAGAGAAGATGGGTTTGGAAACAGGCTGGAACTGTCATATCTCTCTAACCCCTAATGGTGATGGCCATGGTGATGGAGCTCCGTCCAGTCCCAGCCAGGCAGGCTCTGTACATGATGATCTGCTGCAGG ATTCTCGGGATGATGCTGAGGGCCCGTTACTTCCTGAAGATGGCCAGTCGGATCTTGCCAGCTTTCAGCCCACAGACAGTGATGTGCCCAGCTTTCTGGAGGACTGTAACAGA GCCAAGCTGCCTCGCGGTATTCACCAGGTTCGCCCTCACCTGAAGAACATTGATAATGTGCCTCTGCTGGTGCCCCTTTTCACAGACTGCACACCTGAAA CTATGTGTGAGATGATGAAAATTATGCAGGAGAACAGGGAGGTGACCTGCTGTTTGGGGAGCTCAGCTAACTTCCGCAATAGCTGTCTGTTCCTGCAGAGTGACCTCAG CATCTCTCTGGACCCCCTGTATCCATCACGCTGCTCGTGGGAGACGTTCGGGTATGCTGCTGGCTGTGGGATTGGTGAGGAACGAGAAGAGCTAACCCCACTGAACCTCAGCGCTCGCCTCAACAGCCTGGGCTGCTCTGTGTCTTTCCACCATGGCGAGAGCGTCAGCATCGTCAAACTCATAGAGCAG GCCAGACACACCACTTCTGGGATTCGCAAGTGCTTCCTTTTCCTGCTGCAGTGCCAGCTCACCTTGGTCATCATTCAG TTTTTGGCCTGTCTTACCCAGCTCCCCCCTCCAATGAACATAACCGACATTCTGTGGCTTTCCTGTTTCTGTTACCCACTGCTGAG tgtgTCCTTATTGGGGAAGGCTCCAGACAGCACTGTGATGACAGTTGCCACTGGAAAGAATCTGGATGCCATACCTCGAAAG ACTCAGCAGTACTTCCTGGGCTGTTTCTTGCTCAAGTTTGGTCTGACTGTGTGTGCCTACCTGCTGGGTTTCGGCTTCTCTCTGCAGGAAGTGTGTGCGACAGCTGCAAACCACACCTGTGACTTCATCATTTCTGG TTACAGCTCACCTGAAGATGCTCCACAGTGGTTTGGGGAGTTATCTAATGGCCTGCTACTCATCCAAAAAGTCATGGCAGGCTTCCTAGCTTTGCATACTG TGATGATATCTCTCAGCTATGTGCATCGTTCTCAGCCACTGTGGAGGAAGAACCCCTTCAGCAACATATGGTGGTGTCTCACAGTGCCTGTTGT GCTGTTGGGTCAGGTGGTGCAGGCTACAATAGATTATCAGTTATGGCAGGACAGGAGTGGTGGGCTGGTGTTTACATTAAAAGATGTGCCCATGCTGGTCTGGCTGATGATGTCGCTGTCCGTTGTTGCAGTGGTGCTGATCAATGAGGCTGTTAAGCTACATGAGATCag GGTACGTGTGCGCTACCAGAAACGTCAGAAGCTCCAGTTTGAGACTAAGCTGGGAATGAACTCTCCTTTCTGA
- the tmem94 gene encoding transmembrane protein 94 isoform X2: MELQDKKQEEGATPLGLSTSQALGTLRDQLSSLLEQHQKLGQRRSTIQELWTNSFLHHGDRHSCFHWPGAALTLLVVVGLLCCHGSQPEGSQGIELVNAGALFLLLLLNLLLIGRQQKLKRSEMVRRLKSIITELNAHLEGCRGQPIRWAPSRYPDLYMPSSPSWSLHWTYRDEQLVNLPVSLLVEGDIIALRPGQEAFVSLRGIKDDEHIVLEPGDLFPPFSPPPSPRGNDRRGPHSPQQFRLFRVVRTPILENVRNSLDLALSRPITALDNERFTVQSIIAKFACPAVLVAFLTVNTIRYFFLVPNLTPPLFNFFQLQLMGVLPILPLLFPVMWVLVIAYGEARVLAESCRNSPTGLEMLRCVWRHLVSVLKGESQTLCHTSSLLQNLGSVTVLCCVDKQGVLSWPNPSPETVLFFSGRVEPPHDSQDDLRDDLSINSFCRLEGEEDRDEAQEGEALLSVSAFEASHHLTNEPEPCEVLNDAIRSSDMHRTRRGPQNTRSKHPSGSNVSFSHDTEGGEEESGQLCGIDDLCEADDFVCDYHLEMLSLSQDQQNPVSIQFDDSGWQGHLSSLKPLGLNIMLNLCNATVTQQLCRFSDHLSNLALQETHGAVLPVHVPWGLCELSRLIGFTSGARELFKQENHLALYQLPCGEKARESAPRRLHHFIKRQPTISHLISLLVRDSTTNNVQMLSHGSADLILEACTDFWDGTDIYPLSGSDRKKILDFYQRACLAGYCSAFAYKPMQVALSNQLNGKCVELAPGPTLFSGVDLPSTTPIKHNSRRNSWSSDEGIGEVLEKEDCVQALSGQIFMGMVSSQFQARLDTVRLIENLVGACIRFVYFSREDELRSKVFAEKMGLETGWNCHISLTPNGDGHGDGAPSSPSQAGSVHDDLLQDSRDDAEGPLLPEDGQSDLASFQPTDSDVPSFLEDCNRAKLPRGIHQVRPHLKNIDNVPLLVPLFTDCTPETMCEMMKIMQENREVTCCLGSSANFRNSCLFLQSDLSISLDPLYPSRCSWETFGYAAGCGIGEEREELTPLNLSARLNSLGCSVSFHHGESVSIVKLIEQARHTTSGIRKCFLFLLQCQLTLVIIQFLACLTQLPPPMNITDILWLSCFCYPLLSVSLLGKAPDSTVMTVATGKNLDAIPRKTQQYFLGCFLLKFGLTVCAYLLGFGFSLQEVCATAANHTCDFIISGYSSPEDAPQWFGELSNGLLLIQKVMAGFLALHTVMISLSYVHRSQPLWRKNPFSNIWWCLTVPVVLLGQVVQATIDYQLWQDRSGGLVFTLKDVPMLVWLMMSLSVVAVVLINEAVKLHEIRVRVRYQKRQKLQFETKLGMNSPF, encoded by the exons ATGGAACTGCAAGATAAAAAGCAG GAGGAAGGAGCAACTCCTCTGGGTCTCTCCACCTCCCAGGCTCTGGGAACCCTCCGGGACCAGCTCTCCAGCCTGCTGGAGCAGCACCAGAAGCTCGGCCAGCGCAGATCCACCATACAG GAACTATGGACCAACAGTTTCCTTCACCACGGGGACCGTCACTCATGCTTCCACTGGCCCGGAGCCGCCCTCACGCTGCTCGTAGTGGTTGGCTTGCTGTGTTGTCATGGCAGCCAGCCAGAAGGAAG TCAAGGCATAGAGCTGGTGAATGCAGGTGCActcttcctgctgctgctgctcaaccTCCTCCTGATTGGGCGCCAGCAGAAACTGAAGAGGAGTGAAATGGTGCGGCGACTGAAGTCCATAATTACAGAGCTGAACG CACATTTGGAAGGCTGTAGAGGCCAGCCAATCAGATGGGCTCCCTCTCGATACCCTGACCTGTACATGCCTTCCTCTCCATCCTGGTCTCTGCACTGGACTTACCGTGACGAGCAGCTGGTTAATCTACCCGTCAGCCTGCTGGTGGAGGGGGATATCATCGCTCTGAGGCCGGGCCAGGAGGCGTTTGTGTCTCTCAGGGGCATTAAA GATGATGAACATATTGTGCTGGAGCCCGGAGACCTGTTTCCACCCTTCTCACCTCCCCCTTCCCCTCGAGGAAATGACAGGAGGGGACCTCACAGCCCCCAGCAGTTCCGCCTGTTCAGGGTGGTCCGTACCCCTATACTTGAGAATGTCAG GAACAGTCTTGACCTCGCCCTATCTCGACCAATCACAGCACTCGATAATGAACGGTTCACGGTGCAGTCAATCATTGCTAAATTCGCTTGCCCAGCAGTGCTG GTGGCCTTTTTAACTGTGAATACAATTCGCTACTTTTTTCTCGTTCCCAACCTCACTCCACCCCTGTTCAACTTCTTCCAGTTGCAG CTGATGGGTGTGCTGCCCATCCTACCTCTACTGTTCCCAGTCATGTGGGTCCTGGTCATCGCTTATGGAGAGGCACGTGTGTTGGCCGAATCCTGCCGTAACTCTCCAACAGGCTTG GAGATGCTGcgctgtgtgtggaggcacctGGTTAGTGTCCTGAAGGGCGAGTCTCAAACGCTGTGCCACACCTCCAGTCTATTGCAAAACCTGGGCTCAGTGACT GTATTGTGCTGTGTGGATAAGCAGGGAGTGCTGTCTTGGCCCAATCCCAGCCCAGAGACTGTGCTTTTCTTCAGTGGGCGTGTCGAGCCACCCCACGACAGCCAGGACGACCTGAGAGATGACCTGTCCATCAACTCTTTCTGTCGTCTGGAAGGAGAGGAGGATCGAGATGAG GCTCAGGAAGGTGAGGCTCTCCTAAGTGTGTCTGCCTTTGAAGCCTCACATCATCTAACCAATGAGCCTGAACCTTGTGAGGTGCTAAATGATGCTATACGGTCCAGCGACATGCATCGTACACGCCGGGGTCCTCAGAACACACGTTCCAAACACCCGTCCGGCTCCAACGTGAGCTTCAGCCATGAtacagagggaggagaggaggagagtggTCAG TTGTGTGGTATTGATGATCTGTGTGAGGCGGACGATTTTGTTTGTGACTATCACCTGGAGATGCTGAGCCTGTCCCAGGACCAGCAGAACCCTGTCAGCATCCAGTTTGACGACTCGGGCTGGCAGGGCCACTTGTCCTCTCTGAAGCCGCTGGGCCTCAACATCATGCTGAACCTATGCAACGCTACAGTCACCCAGCAGCTGTGCCGCTTCTCAGACCACCTGTCCAACCTGGCCCTGCAGGAAACCCATGGTGCTGTGCTTCCTGTGCATGTGCCCTGGGGCCTCTGTGAACTCTCCAGGCTTATTG GTTTTACTTCAGGAGCGAGAGAGCTGTTCAAGCAGGAGAATCACCTGGCCCTGTATCAGCTCCCATGTGGAGAGAAGGCCAGAGAGTCTGCACCACGCCGCCTGCACCACTTCATCAAACGCCAGCCAACCATCAGCCACCTGATCAGCCTGCTGGTCCGAGACAGCACCACCA ACAACGTGCAGATGCTCTCCCACGGCTCGGCTGACCTCATCCTGGAGGCCTGCACTGACTTTTGGGATGGCACAGATATCTACCCGCTCTCTGGCTCTGACAG GAAGAAGATCCTGGATTTCTATCAGCGTGCCTGTCTGGCAGGCTACTGCTCTGCCTTTGCCTATAAGCCCATGCAGGTTGCTCTGTCCAACCAGCTGAATGGGAAGTGTGTGGAGCTGGCTCCAGGCCCCACTCTCTTCTCCGGGGTGGATCTGCCTAGCACTACACCCATCAAACACAATAGCCGGCGCAATAGCTGGAGTTCAGATG AGGGCATTGGAGAGGTTCTGGAAAAGGAAGACTGCGTTCAGGCCCTGAGTGGGCAGATCTTCATGGGCATGGTGTCGTCACAGTTCCAGGCCCGCTTGGACACAGTGCGGCTCATTGAGAACTTAGTGGGAGCATGCATACGCTTTGTCTACTTCTCCAGAGAGGACGAGCTACGTAGTAAG gtatTTGCAGAGAAGATGGGTTTGGAAACAGGCTGGAACTGTCATATCTCTCTAACCCCTAATGGTGATGGCCATGGTGATGGAGCTCCGTCCAGTCCCAGCCAGGCAGGCTCTGTACATGATGATCTGCTGCAGG ATTCTCGGGATGATGCTGAGGGCCCGTTACTTCCTGAAGATGGCCAGTCGGATCTTGCCAGCTTTCAGCCCACAGACAGTGATGTGCCCAGCTTTCTGGAGGACTGTAACAGA GCCAAGCTGCCTCGCGGTATTCACCAGGTTCGCCCTCACCTGAAGAACATTGATAATGTGCCTCTGCTGGTGCCCCTTTTCACAGACTGCACACCTGAAA CTATGTGTGAGATGATGAAAATTATGCAGGAGAACAGGGAGGTGACCTGCTGTTTGGGGAGCTCAGCTAACTTCCGCAATAGCTGTCTGTTCCTGCAGAGTGACCTCAG CATCTCTCTGGACCCCCTGTATCCATCACGCTGCTCGTGGGAGACGTTCGGGTATGCTGCTGGCTGTGGGATTGGTGAGGAACGAGAAGAGCTAACCCCACTGAACCTCAGCGCTCGCCTCAACAGCCTGGGCTGCTCTGTGTCTTTCCACCATGGCGAGAGCGTCAGCATCGTCAAACTCATAGAGCAG GCCAGACACACCACTTCTGGGATTCGCAAGTGCTTCCTTTTCCTGCTGCAGTGCCAGCTCACCTTGGTCATCATTCAG TTTTTGGCCTGTCTTACCCAGCTCCCCCCTCCAATGAACATAACCGACATTCTGTGGCTTTCCTGTTTCTGTTACCCACTGCTGAG tgtgTCCTTATTGGGGAAGGCTCCAGACAGCACTGTGATGACAGTTGCCACTGGAAAGAATCTGGATGCCATACCTCGAAAG ACTCAGCAGTACTTCCTGGGCTGTTTCTTGCTCAAGTTTGGTCTGACTGTGTGTGCCTACCTGCTGGGTTTCGGCTTCTCTCTGCAGGAAGTGTGTGCGACAGCTGCAAACCACACCTGTGACTTCATCATTTCTGG TTACAGCTCACCTGAAGATGCTCCACAGTGGTTTGGGGAGTTATCTAATGGCCTGCTACTCATCCAAAAAGTCATGGCAGGCTTCCTAGCTTTGCATACTG TGATGATATCTCTCAGCTATGTGCATCGTTCTCAGCCACTGTGGAGGAAGAACCCCTTCAGCAACATATGGTGGTGTCTCACAGTGCCTGTTGT GCTGTTGGGTCAGGTGGTGCAGGCTACAATAGATTATCAGTTATGGCAGGACAGGAGTGGTGGGCTGGTGTTTACATTAAAAGATGTGCCCATGCTGGTCTGGCTGATGATGTCGCTGTCCGTTGTTGCAGTGGTGCTGATCAATGAGGCTGTTAAGCTACATGAGATCag GGTACGTGTGCGCTACCAGAAACGTCAGAAGCTCCAGTTTGAGACTAAGCTGGGAATGAACTCTCCTTTCTGA